The following proteins come from a genomic window of Deinococcus malanensis:
- a CDS encoding roadblock/LC7 domain-containing protein — protein sequence MTNAVYTMIARALSGVVSERAAETMLRAALREQNVQPDTVTAQEMQKVLSGSLLTRLSSAMPAGRARQELQRLSAQLASQYPKAPTLFEELEPYAAWDESPEVTHGGWVDLNLSADDFEFDDPEYTSGLIARSYRLENPQEQEALILELARLNGVQGIMICRSSGEVLSMRALQDASRLSGAVAATAMLFQKQGLSLMAAELGGQTVCVRPLGAYCVAVVAGPQVNVGRLLVELRQVQVSA from the coding sequence ATGACCAATGCCGTGTACACCATGATTGCGCGCGCCTTATCAGGCGTTGTATCCGAACGGGCCGCCGAGACCATGCTGCGCGCGGCGCTGCGGGAGCAGAATGTTCAGCCAGATACAGTAACCGCGCAGGAAATGCAGAAAGTTCTGTCCGGGTCGCTGCTCACGCGGCTGTCTTCGGCCATGCCGGCCGGCCGTGCCCGTCAGGAACTGCAGCGCCTGTCCGCTCAGCTGGCCTCGCAGTACCCCAAAGCCCCTACGCTGTTTGAGGAACTGGAGCCCTACGCCGCGTGGGACGAAAGCCCAGAGGTAACCCACGGAGGCTGGGTGGATCTGAATCTCTCGGCAGACGATTTCGAATTCGACGATCCCGAGTACACCAGCGGCCTGATCGCCCGCAGCTACCGCCTTGAAAACCCCCAGGAGCAGGAGGCGCTGATTCTGGAACTGGCCCGGCTCAACGGCGTGCAGGGCATCATGATCTGCCGTTCCAGCGGCGAAGTACTGAGCATGCGAGCCCTACAGGACGCTTCCAGGCTCAGTGGGGCGGTGGCGGCCACTGCCATGCTGTTCCAGAAGCAGGGCCTGAGCCTGATGGCCGCCGAACTGGGCGGTCAGACCGTGTGCGTCCGGCCCCTTGGTGCCTACTGCGTGGCGGTCGTGGCTGGGCCCCAGGTCAATGTGGGCCGTCTGCTGGTGGAACTGCGGCAGGTCCAGGTGAGCGCATGA